A window of Pan paniscus chromosome X, NHGRI_mPanPan1-v2.0_pri, whole genome shotgun sequence genomic DNA:
acctggcccctggTTACTGTTATGCGTTGTTCAGATATTAACCCGCTCAGCAACCTTCTgtgctcttattttctttttctttttcttttttttttttgagacgttgtcttgctctgtcgcccaggctagagtgcagtggtgcgattgtggctcactgggttcaagcagttctctgcctcagcctcctgagtagctaggattacaggtgcctgccaccacacccagctaattttttttgtatttttagtagagacggggtttcaccatgttggccaggctggtgttgaactcctgacctcgtgatccacctgcctcagcctcccaaagtgttgggattacaggcatgagctaccgtacctgcctctttttttttttttccttttgagacagagtctcgccgtgtcacccaggctggagtgcaatggcgctatctcggctcactgcagcctctatctcccaggctcgagcaagcaattctcatgcctcagcctcccgagtagctgggactacaggtgcatgccaccacgcctggctaatttttgtatttttagtagagacgggggtttcaccatgttggccaggctggcctcaaactcctgacctcaggtaaccttcccgcctcggcctcccaaagtgctgggattataggggtgagccaccgtgcccagcctgtgctGTTATTTtcaccactttacagatgaggaaaataagtcaCTGAGAAATTAATTGGCTTGCAAAAAGTcgcacttactatgtgcccagTACTGCTTGTGACAGGACACGGTGGGAGTTAAGAACACAGATGACTCCATCAGAGAGCCCAAGTTCAAACCCCAGTGCTGCCTCTTCAGCTGTTATGACCTCGGACAAGTCATCtaaccactctgagcctcagtttctttatctgtaaaaagaaTAGCGACTGGGATTCCTGTAGAGTGTAAAAAAAGTCAATACAGGAGTCCATGTGGAGAAAGAGTCCAGTTGTTCCTGTACTAGGTCAGGGCAGGGGCTTTTGTATGGGTTCACAGCAGTCGTCTTGTGCAGGTCAGGTCAGTGGTTACTGTATGATGTGAGGCCAGGGGTTCCTGGACAGTGTGAAGACGGATTTCTGTATGGCATGAAGGCAAGTTCCTGTATAGATTGAGCGCCTGTGGTTGTGAGGATTGAGTTAATATGCATGAAGTACTTAAAATCGGGTCTGGCACACAGCAAACAATAAATGTCAGCTGTTACTAATGCTTTTATCAGTATTGTTATCTTGCACTTTACATCACAATTTACTCCCCACAACAACCACCTTACACAGTGGGTGCTGCCCATCTTAAAGGTGTGGGTTCTGTTCACTTGTTCTCAGtactccccctccctctccagaCTTGCAGGGCTCAGTAGGGAGGATTGGGGAGGCAGGACATGTTGTCCTCCAAATTCCCCAATGAACCCCCACCATAcctttccctccccttttccttAACAAAGGGTGGCTATAACCTGACATCCATCTCAGAGTCCATGGCTGCCTGCACTCGCTCCCTCCTTGGAGACCCACCACCCCTGCTGACCCTGCCACGGCCCCCACTATCAGGGGCCCTGGCCTCAATCACTGAGACCATCCAAGTCCATCGCAGATACTGGCGCAGCTTACGGGTCATGAGTGAGTGGATTTGGGGGCGATGGGGGGAACCCAGGGAAGGAGGGGGCTGAGGGGCAGGGATTAGAGGCAGGAAGGGTGACAGTACCCACACTCAAGGATCTCCCTCCCTGGTTCCAGAGGTAGAAGACAGAGAAGGACCTTCCAGTTCTAAGTTGGTCACCAAGAAGGCACCCCAACCAGCCAAACCTAGGTTAGCTGAGCGGATGACCACACGAGAAAAGAAGGTTCTGGAAGCAGGCATGGGGAAAGTCACCTCGGCATCATTTGGGGAAGAGTCCACTCCAGGCCAGACTAAGTCAGAGACAGCTGTGGTGGCCCTCACTCAGGACCAGCCCTCAGAGGCAGCCACAGGGGGAGCCACTCTGGCCCAGACCATTTCTGAGGCAGCCATTGGGGGAGCCATGCTGGGCCAGACCACCTCAGAGGAGGCTGTCGGGGGAGCCACTCCGGACCAGACCACCTCAGAGGAGACTGTGGGAGGAGCCATTCTGGACCAGACCACCTCAGAGGATGCTGTTGGGGGAGCCACGCTGGGCCAGACTACCTCAGAGGAGGCTGTAGGAGGAGCTACACTGGCCCAGACCACCTCGGAGGCAGCCATGGAGGGAGCCACACTGGACCAGACTACGTCAGAGGAGGCTCCAGGGGGCACCGAGCTGATCCAAACTCCTCTAGCCTCGAGCACAGACCACCAGACCACCCCAACCTCACCTGTGCAGGGAACTACACCCCAGATATCTCCCAGTACACTGATTGGGAGTCTCAGGACCTTGGAGCTAGGCAGCGAATCTCAGGTAAGGCTCACCACACCCAGGTAGGGGCAAGAAGGGGCAAGAATCGGGCTTCTCTGATACATCTCTTACTTCTGCGTGTCCAGGGGGCctcagaatctcaggccccaggAGAGGAGAACCTACTAGGAGAGGCAGCTGGAGGTCAGGACATGGCTGATTCGATGCTGATGCAGGGATCTAGGGGCCTCACTGATCAGGTGAGCTCAGGGAGAGGCTGGGACTGTGGCTTCCTTCTCTTGCCAATTTGTGTCTCCAGGTAGGAGCATGtgatgtataaacatataatggGGAGATGGGGTCTTCAGCTTACCTAGTTTCACCCACCCACTCCAGGCCATATTTTATGCTGTGACACCACTGCCCTGGTGTCCCCATTTGGTGGCAGTATGCCCCATACCTGCAGCAGGCCTAGACGTGACCCAACCTTGTGGGGACTGTGGAACAATCCAAGAGAATTGGGTGTGTCTCTCTTGCTATCAGGTATGGAGCAGAGGAAGGGGATGGGGCGGAGGTTGGCCCGGGAGCAAACTGCAGGGGGATGCTGACCCCCACCTGACACTCACACCCCCAACCTCAGGTCTACTGTGGTCGTTACATCAATGGCCACATGCTCCAACACCATGGAAATTCTGGACACCCGCTGGTCCTCAGCTACATCGACCTGTCAGCCTGGTGTTACTACTGTCAGGCCTATGTCCACCACCAGGTGGGCCCTGGGTAGACCCTTCGACACGTGCACactcaccccccacacacacaccccttctgTGATTGGGTAAAGGGAGACCACAGGCCCCTCTGCATGGCTGCCTCATGTGATTATTTTGCATGGGGCGGGGGCTGTGGGATAGTCCAGAAGACAGAGTGGTTGAGGGCTGGAGTGGGGGCAGCCCTGCAGCCGAGGTAGAGGGGTCctcactctctctcacctgccctATTCTTGCCTCCTCCTCAGGCTCTCCTAGATGTGAAGAACATCGCCCACCAGAACAAGTTTGGGGAGGATATGCCCCACCCACACTAAGCCCCAGAATACGGTCCCTCTTCACCTTCTGAGGCCCACGATAGACCAGCTGTAGCTCATTCCAGCCTGTACCTTGGATGAGGGGTAGCCTCCCACTGCATCCCATCCTGAATATCCTTTGCAACTCCCCAAGAGTGCTTATTTAAGTGTTAATACTTTTAAGAGAACTGCGACGATTAATTGTGGATCTCCCCCTGCCCATTGCCTGCTTGAGGGGCACCACTACTCCAGCCCAGAAGGAAAGGGGGGCAGCTCAGTGGCCCCAAGAGGGAGCTGATATCATGAGGATAACATTGGCGGGAGGGGAGTTAACTGGCAGGCATGGCAAGGTTGCATATGTAATAAAGTACAAGCTGTTAAAAAACCTGGAGAAAGCTTTTTGACTTTGAGCAGGTGGAGAACCCCACATCCCTGGCCAGCAGAGCCGATGAGTAATGAAGGAATGAGGGAGTGGGTCTCTGTCAGGTCAATCCCCTGCCCATCCATTGCCCCCAAAAAACTAACTGAAAATAGAGCAGCCATCTTGACTGGCTCCACGGGATATAAAATGGTAGAATCCATGAGAAAATGGGTGCTTGCCTTATAAATAGGAGCCTCACAGCCAGTCCCAGCCACACCCACACCCTAGGCTGAGAAGTCAAGAAAACTAGCAGGAAGTATCCTTACCAGGCCTGTTTCCCCACTGTCTCATTGGCCTGACTGGGGATGGTGGGAGGTCCAGGTTTAACTTGAATGTGGTGGTCATGGTAGCTTCTTGGCAgaaggggtgcctgccattgacCAGAGGTGGGAAATTGGAGGACAGTCTGAGAGCTGAATTTCTCCCACGTGGTGAGAATTGCTTTGGCAGCTCAAAGGAGTCGGATCTGAGGTTTCTAGGACTTTTCTTCATGGCCACCTTATGATCCCAAGCTGACCACCACAGCCTTACTGAGTCAAGAAGAGGAGGGATGGGGAAGGGCCGGGGCTGCcccattcttgttttgttttgttttttgagatggagtcttgctcttgtcacccaggctagagtgcagtggcacgatctcggctcattgcagcctccgcctcccaggttcaagtgattctccttcctcagcctcctgagtagctgggattacaggtgcctaccaccacacctggctaatttttgtatttttagtagagacggggttttgccatattgggcaggctggtctcaaactcctgacctggtgatccgctggccttggtctcccaaagtgctgggattatgggtgtgagccaccactcccgggcCAGGGGCTGCCCTATTTTAAGAGCCCTCTGGATGCCCCACCTCTGCTGCCCTCTCATTGATCAGGACTGTGCATGTGGTTGCCATAGCtgcaagggagcctgggaaatgtgTAGCTTGACAGGCAGCCGCCTCCAATCAGGGTCTTTCTTCCCTGACAGAATGACCCCTCCTCTGTCACTGTCTTCTCCAGAGCTACCAAAAAACCGAGTTGAGGCAGCACAGGTTCTGTGGCCTGAAAGAGCTTCCCACAAAACCGTTCCCAAAGTCAGGCCATCCTGGTCAAAATCTGACACCCAactctcccacacacacacaccaccaacAGGAAAGCAAGGGAGAGGCGCCACAGGGGACACACGGGGAGGTTTGGCCGCCGTCCGTGCACCCCTAGAGGCCGCTGTGGCACCCACGTGCCTGTGCGCAAGCCGCCTGGGGGGGCACGACCCCTTGCTCCCCCGGGGCAATGGCACGGGCAGGGGCGGGGcagtggcaggggcaggggcgcGGCGCAGGGGGGTGGGCAGCCTGAGGAGCCGAGGGAGGGCGGCTGCGCATGTCCACTCCCCCAACCGCCGCTGGGGTGCCCCGGGGAGCAACGTCGCCCCCCGCCAGGCCTGTCAGAGCGTCCCAGCGTGCCCGCCTCCCCACGGACACAGGTGAGCGAGGCGCCGGTGCCCCTGGCCCTGCCAGGCCTGGGGGTATCCCCGCGCCGGCTTTGGGGGATCGTCCCCCAAGCGCCAAGCCTTCTCCCGGGCGAGCAGCCCCTCACTCGGCCGGCCGGGAGGGGTGTCGGCGCTTGGCTGGAAGCGGGGCCGCCTCACCCGGAGTCGGGATGGGTCTTGACAGGATGCCTGGGCGACGCTGCTCACACCGAGCCCGAAGTGGAGTCCTGGTTTCGGGGACCCTTCCGCACTCCGAGCTTTGCACCTCACCCGGCCTCGTCCGGGAAAGCACGACCTGGCGAGGCCGCCCTAACCCCAGGTCCCGGCCCCTTAGCGCGCCAGCCTCGGTGAGCTGGGCGAAGCCCCCCAACCTGGTCCCAGCGGCTCTGAGCGCGCGGCCACGGGGACCCGCCAGGAGCCCAGGGGACCCGCCGGGGGCTCCGCGCCACTTGAGAGGACCGAGCCCCCAATCCCCGGCGCCTCCCGCGGGCTGAGACCCCGGGCCAGTTCCCTCGGCACGTGCCTCTGCGCCTCGGGCTCCTCCCGGGAGCGGAGCCTTGGGGACCAGGGCCGCGGCCTCCCTGCGCGTCGCGGGGACTGGGCGAGTGTGGCCCCGTCCCGCCAGGCACCTGGGGTGGAAGCTGCGCTCCGCCACTCGGCCAGGCCCCGGGCTTTCCTTCCTCACCGTCGGCGCCCCCAGACTCCAGCCGCTCAGACCCCGACTTAAGAGGCAGCCTCGACCCCGCCTCTGCCTTCTGACCCATCCCTAAAGATGGCCGGGCACCCCTACAGGACCCCCAGAAGCCGACCTCTCCCTCCACGTGCGCCGCCGCCTCGCCCCTCCCCGCAGTCCTCCAGGTCTTCTTCCTGTCCCCAACCGTCGGGGACCCCCAAGCTCCGTCCTCCGCTTCCTGCTCTCTTCATCCCGCCCCCGCTCCTTCTGGGCCAACGCCGCCAGTGACTATTCCCAGGGATCCCTCAGAGCTGAGGACGCCGCGGCCGCATCCCCATTTGGGACCTTGCCCCGACTCCGACCTCCGGATCTCCAGCTCCACCAAACCTCGAAGCCACCATCCGCCCCCAAACTGCCGCTGCGCCAGGCTTTCGGAGGGGAGTCGTGGCAACAGCCATTAGGATGCACTAAGCAGGGCACTTCCTGAGCCCAAGGACACCGAGGGGCATTCACTGAGTGAATGGGGATGTGCTGCTAATACTAACACTAATTGACCACCTGCCGTGTGCCCATCCTCTTCGAACATGCAACTTCCTTGTTCCTTATCTTGttactgtctctttctctctgccagAATCCAATCCTCACAAGGGCAGGGACTGGGGTCTGTTTTGTTAACTGCCATATCACAATGCCTGGCACGAAGGAAGATTCTTGAATTAATGAATGGagattaaattataatttaaaagccTGGCATGAACTGAGCACCTTCTGCATGCTTATCACCCGCTACTGACAtatagttcactttttttttttttttttttttgagacggagttttgctcttatctcccaggctggagtgcaagtggtgtgatctcagctcactgcaacctccgcctcccgggttcaagcgattcttctgcctcagcctcccgagtagctgggattacaggcgtccaccaccacgcctggctaatttttttgtgtttttattagagacagggtttcgcaatgttgggcaggctggtctcgaactcctgacctcaggtgatccacccgactcggcctccaaagtgctgggattacagccgtgagccattgtgccccgCCCCCTTTTTAACCTAGTTTGTTGTCTCTCACCCCGACCAGAATATAACCTTCATGAGGGCTACAGTTTGTTGTCTATTTATTGCCCAACTCCATGTCCTTGCCACACAGTAGGTTcccaataaatgtgtgttgaataATTAATAAAGACTACATTCTAATGATAATGGCTAACAGACCACgtgatttacatatttatttggtTTATTGTATTATCTGTCTCTGCCTTTTAGAACATAAACCTTCTGGGGGTGGGAATGTTGGGTCCCTACTGTctggcaggcactgtgctgggctagGGTTCAATGGTGACCAAAACCGGCAAAATCCTGCCCTCCCTCCGTCATGGGGAGGAACTGCTAATGGGCATGGGGATTCTTTTCCAGGTgaggaaaatgttctaaaatttacttatggtgatagttgcacaacttcGTGAATATGCTAAAACCCGTTAAATTGGACACTAGCTGGCTGAACTTGATGGGAtgtaaattacatctcaataaagctgtttggGAAATCCAGCCTTCACAGTTGTTGATTCGcgtgaggagggaaggagagatgggGGGACGTGGGACAGGGAGAAAACaacataaatcatatatatatagcatgCAAATTGGAAGGTGATCAGCACAcaataggcattcaataaatgttgaaataatgACACCCCACTGTCTCCTTGCCCTCAAATGGTCTCCCCTAACGTATCCCCTGTTGTCTTGCTTCTTCTCTTCCCACTTGCAGAGCCTGCTGCCCACGTCTCTTCCCTGAGCTGCCTGCTGGGGTCATGGAGCTGCCAACAAAGCCTGGCACCTTCGACCTGGGCCTGGCCACATGGAGCCCTTCCTTCCAGGGGGAAACCCACCGGGCTCAGGCACGCCGCAGGGATGTTGGCAGGCAGCTGCCTGAGTACAaggctgtggtggtgggcgccagtgGCGTGGGCAAGAGTGCGCTGACCATCCAGCTGAACCACCAGTGCTTCGTGGAGGACCACGACCCCACCATCCAGGATTCCTACTGGAAGGAGTTGACCCTGGACAGTGGGGACTGCATTCTGAATGTGCTGGACACAGCAGGGCAGGCCATCCATAGGGCCCTGCGTGACCAGTGCCTGGCTGTCTGTGATGGTGTGCTGGGCGTCTTCGCTCTCGATGACCCCTCGTCTCTGATCCAGCTGCAGCAGATATGGGCCACCTGGGGCCCTCACCCCGCCCAGCCCCTTGTCCTCGTGGGCAACAAGTGTGACCTTGTGACCACTGCTGGAGATGCTCATGCCGCTGCTGCAGCCCTCGCACACAGCTGGGGGGCCCACTTCGTGGAGACCTCGGCCAAAACACGGCAAGGCGTGGAGGAGGCCTTTTCCCTGCTGGTCCATGAGATCCAGAGGGTCCAGGAGGCCATGGCGAAGGAGCCCATGGCAAGGTCCTGTAGGGAGAAGACCCGGCACCAGAAGGCCACCTGCCACTGTGGCTGCTCTGTGGCCTGAAGGTCTTGGCCAAGAAATGTAGACCTTCCCCCAGGCCAGGGTGATTGTTCATTTGACATGAGACCCCTGAGGCAACTAGCCTTGAGGGACACATCCGGTATACTAGGGAAAGATGGACATCTCTCTTGTTTTCACTTGGTGAGGGGCTTTTTGGTAACATGGGAGTGCCTAATGTTGCTTTTGTTATGTCAAGTTGAAAGATTTTgtgcaaaattaaataaatggtgtttTGGGTTTCAAAGCTGCCTCCATGCCGAGTGTTATGtgggtgggagtgagactgggtAGAATGTTACTTGAGTTGTGAGAATTCTTTCATTCAAGAAATTCAGGGGGAGCCCACTGTGTGCTAGGCTCCGCTTTATATATAAGGGAGGTAGAGGCAAACAAGACACTTAAAAATCCTTGCCCTTATAGATATGGCATCAGGCTAGATAGTGATAAAGGCTACGTGTTAAAGGCAGGTGAAGGAATAGGGTGACAAGTCCAGGAAAGCCTTCTTGAGAGTAGGTGACATCTGGACAAAAACCTGAAGATATCCAGAGGCAGAGGGACTAGCCAGTGCAAAGACCATGGCCACAAATCAGCTGCCACCACAGCAACCCTCAGTATATCCAGGGCCTGGAGCAAGAGTACAGGTAGGCCTCTACACTACATAACTAAATATGTAAACGTTCAGACATTACGAATCAAGCTTTACAAAGTAAATGAAATACACCCTATCCTACTTTGGCAAATACACTTTATTAGTGACCTGGATACCCAGGCTCCAATTTCTCAGCCTTCTCAGAGTTCCCTGCCAGAATGTGCCTGTCTGCCAAAGAGTGTGCCTGCACTGGGGCCTCCCGACCCTCAgtgccctctccctttctctccgccctctccttttctcttccccaCATCAGGAGGTGTTCATGTGTGCCTGCGACATCCCAGCCAGCACCTCAAGCTCTACTCACGTGCCCCACAAAGCCACCCCTTGGCCCTCAGGAGGATGGTCCCTTGGAAGATGATGGTGCAGGCCCTGAAAGTGGCCTCAAAGCCTGGGATCCCCATACCCAAGTGAGGCCTAAAAGGGGGACACAAGATCCGCGATTGTCCATGTGGATGTCTTCCCCTCCACCCCTAGGAGAGACATACACTGAGCAGGTGATTGCTCTAAAGTGCAGGACCCAGGGTAGAGTCTCCTCTCTCCTGGTCTAAGGGCAACCACCACCGCGGGGAACCACCAGCCCCTAGAAACTGCCACTCACACAGACAAGCACAGAGCTGCTTCAGATCATGTTTATTGTGGGGCCAGGGGGTAGGGATCCTCGGGTGAGAGGGCTGGCTGGCCGGGGTAAGTTGCTCTGGACGTGCTGGCGGGGAGCAGTCCTGGTGGCGGGATGGCGGGGGCACTTCTGGGTCCCAGGGTGCACGGGATCCGGGCAGTGCTCAGGGTGGCAAGAGGCGGCGTGCAGGCACCTGGGGCGCCGGGGTCTCTAGGCGTTTCACACGCAGCAGCGCCCCTAGCACGCCCTCAGGGGGCAGCTCAGAGCCCACATCGTGGTCGGCGGCACGGCGGAGGCGGCGCGGGGCTGCCACCCCCTCGGAGTCCGCGCTTCCCGCAAGAATCCGTCCCAGCAAGTACCTGCAGGGCCGAGCGCAGTGCAGTGAGGCGGTGTCCGCGGTGGGGCGTTCCCCCGCCCCACGCTCGGGGCCCAGAACGCAGGATCCACAACCACATACTGCCTGGGGACACGGTTCCCTCCCCAAGAAGGCGTCCTCAGCCCACTGCTTTCAGTAGACAGCCGTCCTCGCCTTTCATCCCAGAAACTGTGGCTTCCccgcctccctctccccttcccaggACCTGGGGTCCACTTCCCCCACTGAGTCAGCCAGGCATCCTTGCCCGGACTCCCTGGATCCAGGACCTCACTCCCTCTTAGGGCCCCAGGACTTAGGGGTTCGCACTCCACGGGGGAAGCAGGCTTCCCAGTTCCTCGCCCTCGTCCTCCCCGGACGCAGGCGCCcgacccctccccaccccctgccgGGCACCTCAGCAGCTCGGGGTCCACGTCGGGTGTCTCGTCGCCTGCCTCCTCAGCATCCGGGCCCGCGGGGCCGTCGTCGTAGACCGGGGGCCGGGGTCGGAGCGCCGCGGCGGGGACGGGCGCGGGGACAAGCTGGGCTGCGAGGGCGGCAGGGTCAAGGCGGGCGCGGAGCAGAGCGCGAGCGAGCTGCGCTGCAGGCGCGTCGGGGTCGTCGTCCAGGCCCAGAGCCGGATCAGAGTTGCGGGGGGCGCCCCAGACGCGCAGCAGCTGCGCCAGGACGCGCGCCTGctgatcctcagcctcctgcgccTCGGCCCGCGCCCGCTCCTGACGTTCGGCCTCCAGCAGATGCGCCAGCGCCCGCGCCAGCTCCTGCACCGCCCCCGCCGCCTCACCTCGGGGCACTGACCGCCGGAAGCGGCGAGGAGCGCCAGTCTCAGCCAAGGGCGGAGACGCTGCGCTTAGGCCGCGGGGCTCCTGCGGGAAAATGAGGTGGGGGAAAAGAGTTTGTCAGCGTCCGTCGAGACAGGGAACCCCAGCCCGGGAAGCTCCGTGGGCCTCAAACATCCCAGATGCCACCAAAAGCACCGTGACCATCCAAATATACCCGGACACCCCTAAGGCCACTGGAAACCACCAAATATCTCCACACGCACTTAAGACCACCAAAGATCCCcagacaccccccacccccaccccacagcgcGCCAGTGATCCCTTGGTGACTCTCAtaattcctccctccccacccccactcctggAGACCGAGTTTCTTCATAAGAGTAGTGATGGTAGATATGACAGttatagatttttccatatttaatatTGTGGACAATAGGAACTATATGAATAAACTTGTTCATATATCATTTGGCATGCGTACAAGTTCATCTGTAGAATAAATTACCCAATGACAAATTTTCAGTtcaagcagttttgaaacaatttccacaagtttaaagaaataaaagagggtacCAATAATCTGAGCAAGGAATAAAAGATCATAAAAATGACTGTGAAGGTTTGGAAAAGAAACATACAGGccacatataaatatgtttaaagggAGTGATGCCTGCAACACAAATAGTCAATGAAAGAGTAGTACACAGAAGATACAGAGAATTCCTAAAAAGtagtaagagaaaaacaaactcatacagaaatagaaaaaatacatgATCGCCTATTTCACAAAAATGATtactaaacatatgaaaaattgggccaggtgtagtggttcatgcctgtaatcccagcactttgggaggccaaggcaggaagatcgcttgaggccaggagtttgagaccagcctggtcaaaatggcgagaccctgtctctacaaaaaataaaaccaaaaaaaaagagcgGGGCACaagcccatagtcccagctacttgggaagatgaggtgggaggatcacctgagtccagaagctcaaggttgcagtgagcccagatcgcaccactgcactccagcgtgcatgacagaggaagaccctgtctctaacaaacataaaataaaattaaaaacctcaTTAGTAATCAGGGGAAAGCAAATTAAAATGCCAGGGAGATACTATGCATAATATAACCAAAAGATTGACCCAAATCAAAAAGTCTGATAATATGAAGTGTTGATATGAATGCAGAAAAATGGGAACTCTCATACTATGCTGGTGAGAATTAAACTGGCAAAGTAATTTTGCAGAGCGGTTTGACAATATCTAAAAAGATGCACATATCCTATGACCCACTCCTGGGATGTCACTCCCCAGAGCAGTTTTGGCACATATGCTACTGGTCACAAGTTCGTGAAAGATGACGGCAGCACTGTTCGTAATAGCATAAAAGGGCGGGGGAGAAAGAAAAGCCTGGAAACAATCCAATGTCCACTGACAAATTGAGAATACATATATAAATCATGATGTCCTCATAGGATGTaatattatgcagcaataaaaataaatgaattacagCCACATGCatcaacttggatgaatctcgcGACCAGAATAGagccaagggaaaaaaaacacgTCAAGTTCCAGAATTTCACTGCAGACTGCCTGAGACTACTAGACACCCTGAGGACTTCCTAGTGACCCCTAGTGACTACGAGGAACCAGTCACCCAGTATGATTCCGTTTCAATAATGttcaaaagcaggaaaaattAAACAATGGATTTTTTTGAGAGCTACACCTATGTGATAAGCTACAAACAAAAGTAAGGGATCAATGgacagaaaatacagaataagGACTGTGGGGGGACAGGGGCTGCCATGGCGAGGGGCACGCAGGGGCTTCTAACTCTTGGTCAGGCTCTATTTATTAAGCTGAGTGACTGCTACACGAGAGAGTTATTTTGTCATCATTCtttacattgtacatatatattaaacacattGTTACACGGATATAAGGtaacagttttttttaattcccatCTTTGATGCAGACAGTATTGAAGAGCTAGAGGAGGATGCCTCTCCAAGTGCCCTTGCTGGCGCCCACCACTCCTCAGTCACCCCGGGGTATCACACTCACCAGCAATCACAGCCTCACACACACTCATGAGGACTGACAGGCCTGGAGATGTCACATATACAGCCCAACACTGCCACAGCCACATGCAAGGACCTGCACACGTTCACATCCGCAGCTGCTCCTGCAGTTACAATCGCCAAGCCACCCAGGTGCAAGGACATGCACCATCCTTAAAGACACAATGCAGCAGAGAGACATCATGGCTCCTCTCCTCAGGATGACACAGCTCCACAAAGAAACGGAGAGAAACAGTCTCAGGAACACGCAAACGAAATCCCAGGCACTTGGTCCAACAGAACCACTATGGAATGTGCACACGGAGATGCGAAGACCATTCCCTCTCAAACACAAacgaaatcacacacacacacacacacagagagagagagagagagagagagagagagacacgccCATAGGCCAAGCCAACACACATAATAAGGATTCACAAATATCCACACGGTGT
This region includes:
- the ERAS gene encoding GTPase ERas, whose product is MELPTKPGTFDLGLATWSPSFQGETHRAQARRRDVGRQLPEYKAVVVGASGVGKSALTIQLNHQCFVEDHDPTIQDSYWKELTLDSGDCILNVLDTAGQAIHRALRDQCLAVCDGVLGVFALDDPSSLIQLQQIWATWGPHPAQPLVLVGNKCDLVTTAGDAHAAAAALAHSWGAHFVETSAKTRQGVEEAFSLLVHEIQRVQEAMAKEPMARSCREKTRHQKATCHCGCSVA
- the PCSK1N gene encoding proSAAS; amino-acid sequence: MAGSPLLWGPRAGGVGLLVLLLLGLFRPPPALCARPVKEPRGLSAASPPLAETGAPRRFRRSVPRGEAAGAVQELARALAHLLEAERQERARAEAQEAEDQQARVLAQLLRVWGAPRNSDPALGLDDDPDAPAAQLARALLRARLDPAALAAQLVPAPVPAAALRPRPPVYDDGPAGPDAEEAGDETPDVDPELLRYLLGRILAGSADSEGVAAPRRLRRAADHDVGSELPPEGVLGALLRVKRLETPAPQVPARRLLPP